The Desulfosporosinus acidiphilus SJ4 genome has a window encoding:
- a CDS encoding GerAB/ArcD/ProY family transporter has product MNKRAAPIRNISDTQLAMLMFISIISTVTLFVPAIAAQGAHQDSWLASGVIPSLTGIFNVVLATKLAQWYPDQTIIQYCELIFGKIVGKLLAFSYVCYFLITNIVIIRELVEFLTVMLLPGTPIIFLSGVFVIASCYVVPKGPEVICRMSQFLLPLFITFFIILISLTIPDWNYTRLTPVFEGGIIPIIRGSIVPSAWFGEMILLTMFMPNVNKPQEMLKKGILMVIILSLMVTLDTFATLAVFGPDLTAVLTFPVMSLIKYIKIGSLFQRLETYMIGYWIGTMFLKIIVFFYAVHEGLAQNLNINNSRWILCLLAIVQILGATFLFSNTLDINEFLTLIWVKMAFAFEGGLLLFIWFAAFIRIKWSKQVRRTK; this is encoded by the coding sequence ATGAATAAAAGAGCCGCTCCAATCAGGAATATTTCGGACACACAACTGGCGATGTTGATGTTTATAAGCATTATATCCACGGTCACTTTGTTTGTTCCTGCCATTGCCGCTCAGGGTGCTCATCAAGATTCATGGTTAGCTTCAGGGGTGATTCCGTCCTTGACGGGCATTTTCAACGTTGTTCTCGCAACAAAACTCGCTCAATGGTATCCGGATCAAACAATTATTCAATACTGTGAGTTGATTTTTGGCAAAATAGTGGGTAAATTGCTGGCTTTCTCCTATGTTTGTTATTTTCTAATAACGAATATTGTAATCATTCGTGAATTAGTTGAATTTCTAACCGTAATGCTCTTGCCGGGGACACCTATCATTTTCTTGTCAGGAGTTTTTGTTATTGCCAGCTGCTATGTTGTGCCTAAAGGCCCTGAGGTAATTTGCAGAATGTCTCAATTTTTACTTCCATTATTTATCACGTTTTTTATTATCTTAATCTCTTTAACAATCCCAGATTGGAATTATACAAGGCTGACTCCTGTCTTCGAAGGAGGAATCATCCCGATTATTCGTGGTTCCATTGTACCATCTGCTTGGTTTGGAGAGATGATTCTACTGACGATGTTTATGCCTAATGTAAATAAACCCCAAGAGATGCTAAAAAAAGGTATTTTAATGGTTATAATTTTAAGTTTGATGGTGACCCTAGATACCTTTGCAACTTTGGCCGTTTTTGGCCCGGACTTGACCGCAGTTCTTACATTTCCGGTCATGTCACTGATAAAATATATAAAAATTGGTTCCTTGTTTCAGAGGTTGGAAACCTATATGATCGGTTATTGGATTGGTACCATGTTTTTAAAAATCATCGTGTTTTTTTACGCAGTTCATGAGGGCCTGGCCCAAAATTTAAACATCAATAATTCAAGATGGATTCTCTGTTTACTAGCAATAGTTCAAATACTTGGAGCTACATTTCTTTTTTCCAACACCTTAGATATCAATGAATTTTTAACGTTGATCTGGGTGAAAATGGCTTTCGCTTTTGAAGGGGGTTTGCTTTTATTCATTTGGTTCGCGGCATTTATTCGTATCAAGTGGAGCAAGCAAGTGAGGAGGACAAAATGA
- a CDS encoding spore germination protein produces the protein MKKITKKILNPARKGFQGKPTVETGFSDNQTISTNIQDTMKLLKAEFEYCSDIVFREITLQLERPLGMAFVYLSGQNKFDSNNEFILQSIMLELPKILAEDSGTESDFIQVLVSKFLPTMNVSLVDTFAALMETIFAGNIIMLLDHADKAISVSVAGPEGRVIDEPDVEPSVRGPHDGFVENIDRNIALLRSRLHTSQFKTEILVLGKLTNTKICICYVRGIASDVIVGEVKARLERFKGNGIMASGIVEELIEDEPYSIFPTIQNTERPDKVVGALLEGRVGILTDNTPNALIVPCTFVSLLQAAEDYYHRSLFATSLRILRFVALNIALLLPALYVAALSFHQEILPGPLIASLMASREGVPFPTFVEVFMMELIFEILREAGVRLPKVSGQAVSTVGGLVIGETAATAGFVSQGVLIIVALTAVANFTIPNYEAAFTIRLLRFVFLIAASVLGIPGIILGLMLVLAHLCDLRSFGVPYLSPFAPLSVGSLKDTIIRAPWWNMIYLPRFGGEKKPLRIYQNATPQKPGEQDKNNE, from the coding sequence TTGAAAAAGATTACAAAAAAAATATTAAACCCAGCCCGAAAAGGATTTCAAGGGAAACCAACTGTCGAAACTGGGTTCAGCGATAATCAAACAATATCGACCAATATCCAAGATACAATGAAGTTGCTAAAGGCGGAGTTTGAATATTGTTCCGACATAGTATTCAGGGAAATTACTCTCCAACTTGAGCGCCCCTTAGGTATGGCTTTCGTTTATCTATCAGGGCAGAATAAATTTGATTCAAATAATGAATTCATTCTCCAAAGTATTATGCTGGAGCTGCCTAAAATTTTGGCTGAAGATTCTGGAACAGAGTCTGATTTTATTCAGGTTCTTGTTAGTAAATTTCTTCCCACAATGAATGTTTCGCTAGTTGATACCTTCGCTGCTTTGATGGAAACGATTTTTGCGGGCAATATCATAATGCTCTTAGATCATGCTGACAAGGCTATTTCGGTTAGTGTAGCAGGCCCTGAAGGGCGTGTTATTGATGAACCGGATGTTGAACCCTCTGTGCGTGGTCCTCATGATGGGTTTGTAGAAAATATTGACCGCAACATAGCTCTTCTGCGCAGCAGGCTTCATACCAGTCAATTTAAGACTGAAATTCTTGTCCTGGGGAAGTTAACCAATACAAAAATATGCATTTGTTATGTTCGAGGAATTGCCAGCGATGTTATAGTTGGCGAAGTTAAAGCCAGGCTTGAAAGATTTAAAGGTAATGGCATTATGGCCAGCGGCATTGTAGAAGAGTTAATTGAAGATGAACCTTATAGTATTTTTCCCACAATACAAAATACGGAACGTCCTGATAAAGTGGTTGGTGCTCTATTAGAAGGTCGTGTAGGTATTTTAACGGATAACACCCCCAATGCCTTGATTGTTCCGTGTACATTTGTAAGTTTGTTACAAGCCGCTGAAGATTATTATCACAGATCATTATTTGCGACATCCTTACGCATCCTCAGATTTGTTGCTCTAAATATTGCCTTACTGTTGCCTGCCCTTTATGTGGCGGCCTTGAGTTTCCATCAGGAAATACTCCCGGGGCCGTTAATAGCTTCCCTAATGGCGTCAAGAGAAGGAGTACCATTTCCAACGTTTGTTGAGGTATTTATGATGGAATTGATTTTCGAGATTTTACGAGAAGCGGGTGTCAGATTACCAAAAGTCAGTGGTCAGGCAGTCAGTACCGTCGGCGGTTTGGTAATCGGTGAAACTGCGGCAACGGCAGGATTTGTCAGTCAAGGTGTGCTTATCATAGTAGCACTCACTGCAGTGGCAAATTTTACCATTCCAAATTATGAAGCCGCTTTTACCATTCGCTTGCTTAGATTTGTATTCCTCATAGCTGCCTCTGTGTTAGGCATACCAGGTATTATTTTAGGTCTCATGCTGGTATTAGCCCACCTTTGTGATCTGCGTTCTTTCGGTGTTCCTTATTTATCGCCATTTGCCCCGTTGTCCGTCGGCTCCCTGAAAGATACAATTATACGCGCTCCTTGGTGGAATATGATCTACTTGCCTCGTTTCGGAGGCGAAAAAAAACCATTGCGTATCTATCAAAATGCAACTCCCCAGAAACCCGGAGAACAGGATAAGAATAATGAATAA
- a CDS encoding glycosyl hydrolase family 18 protein produces MATIFLIGNSKNTFPKRIRSINGWIPYWNQATAITSVKNNPEVFTEISPFWYDATKSGDIKPLNNSEDPQIIHYAQNKKLILTPLISNEFSSSLISAIVNDPVLMQNHIQNIVNIVTSQNYSGIDLDYENVLPSDKGAFTLFVQKLANALHEKNKLLYVTLTSKTSATEHPGQDYKAIGEAADKVRIMAYDHSWSTSSPGPIAPVNWVNDIISYAISVINPNKIELGIPDYGYNWSDSKGIGINYLHAINTAARYKSKVINEPNSGPHYTYSDKKGKHTVWFENEASIQPLLDLVNKYNLNGISIWSLGGEDPKIYTAINAKFSSVVEIARLNN; encoded by the coding sequence ATGGCAACGATTTTTCTTATTGGTAATTCTAAGAATACCTTTCCTAAGAGAATTCGTTCAATTAATGGTTGGATTCCTTACTGGAATCAGGCAACAGCTATTACCTCTGTTAAGAATAATCCGGAAGTATTTACTGAGATCTCACCCTTCTGGTATGACGCAACAAAGAGCGGCGACATTAAACCACTTAATAATTCGGAAGATCCTCAAATAATCCATTACGCGCAGAATAAAAAATTAATTCTCACACCCTTAATCAGTAACGAATTCAGCTCAAGTTTAATATCCGCCATTGTTAATGATCCTGTATTAATGCAAAATCATATCCAAAATATAGTAAACATAGTAACATCTCAGAACTACTCTGGGATTGACCTTGATTACGAAAATGTTTTACCATCCGATAAAGGGGCCTTTACCTTGTTTGTTCAAAAATTAGCAAATGCACTTCATGAAAAAAATAAGCTTCTTTATGTAACCCTGACTTCAAAGACTTCAGCAACTGAACACCCTGGACAAGATTACAAAGCTATTGGTGAAGCAGCCGATAAGGTCCGTATTATGGCCTATGATCACTCTTGGTCAACCTCCAGTCCCGGCCCCATTGCTCCTGTGAATTGGGTCAATGACATCATTTCTTATGCGATATCCGTTATTAATCCAAATAAAATCGAATTAGGCATACCGGACTATGGCTATAACTGGTCGGACTCTAAAGGTATTGGTATAAATTATTTGCATGCTATAAATACAGCCGCTCGTTATAAGAGCAAAGTTATCAATGAGCCAAATAGCGGTCCCCATTATACTTACTCAGACAAAAAAGGCAAACATACAGTATGGTTTGAAAACGAAGCATCTATACAACCCCTTCTCGACCTAGTAAACAAGTATAACCTAAACGGCATTTCAATTTGGAGTTTGGGGGGAGAAGATCCTAAAATTTATACGGCGATTAATGCAAAATTCTCATCCGTTGTTGAAATCGCAAGATTAAATAATTAG
- a CDS encoding polysaccharide deacetylase family protein, whose amino-acid sequence MEGEAALMMYGKPSPRKSDFGKILGFFILVLVISTTVFLKIYFYNASNSLNKPNKPLSSANAALNNNRSESLDQLNPTKTSAGPIKVVYELPEKQPVVYITIDDGWYPNEEVIKLMQQYHLPITTFLIEQAAQKHPDFWNEFLKSGGHIEDHTFSHPYLTHLSVTDQKNQISQPIDYLRQIGSPPDELRPPYGDFNSEVGQEAHDSGIKYIVMWDAEMENSKFTTRNALGLKAGDIILLHWVPGLDKELIELLNIIQNQNLGIADLTQALNGEPLTICWLKKPIPVPKPKATTSTGTSKIKTTKTSNTQETSTTTTGAFTIP is encoded by the coding sequence ATGGAAGGAGAAGCAGCTTTAATGATGTACGGCAAACCAAGTCCTCGAAAATCTGATTTTGGTAAAATCCTAGGTTTTTTTATTTTAGTACTCGTTATTTCCACTACGGTCTTCTTAAAAATTTATTTTTATAATGCTTCTAATTCACTTAATAAACCTAATAAACCCCTGTCATCTGCCAATGCGGCTTTGAATAACAATCGTTCCGAATCATTGGATCAACTAAATCCCACGAAAACCTCCGCTGGCCCAATCAAAGTCGTGTATGAACTTCCAGAGAAACAGCCCGTAGTATATATCACTATTGATGACGGTTGGTATCCAAACGAAGAAGTTATAAAGTTAATGCAACAATACCATCTACCCATTACTACTTTCCTTATAGAACAAGCAGCTCAGAAACATCCTGACTTTTGGAATGAATTCTTGAAGTCAGGTGGACATATTGAAGACCATACTTTTAGCCACCCTTATTTGACGCATTTGTCAGTGACCGATCAAAAAAATCAGATTTCTCAACCTATAGATTATTTACGCCAGATCGGTTCACCACCTGATGAGTTACGGCCACCTTACGGGGATTTCAATTCTGAAGTTGGACAAGAAGCCCATGATTCTGGGATTAAATATATCGTAATGTGGGATGCAGAAATGGAAAATTCCAAATTTACTACAAGAAATGCTTTGGGGCTTAAGGCAGGAGATATTATTCTTTTACATTGGGTTCCTGGGCTGGATAAAGAACTTATAGAGCTATTAAACATCATTCAGAACCAGAATTTAGGTATCGCTGACTTAACCCAGGCATTAAATGGAGAACCTTTAACAATATGCTGGCTGAAGAAACCAATTCCTGTCCCCAAACCCAAGGCAACAACATCTACCGGAACCAGTAAGATTAAAACTACCAAAACTTCTAACACTCAGGAGACCTCTACCACTACCACCGGAGCCTTTACCATTCCTTGA
- a CDS encoding DUF1385 domain-containing protein, which translates to MSQLAVLGGRAHLNGITFATNKFVVRGKLKNGDVRIHIRKLPENRLLEVMDRIPFIRGISKLAKLNGKLFLVIILLLAIPWEWFFSSNSADAAVSLWSVIAIYGTVLIVLVFLFKELWQYHGAEHKAFNVYSSGGLLEAEQVQAADRVSSRCGTNLVVIMLPIVFLLSNVLIQIPLLLYLVSMSLSYEIFDWSYRRKRLSIIFKIAAILQKYIVTKEPNEDQLRLAIKTLSKAIELDRVK; encoded by the coding sequence GTGAGTCAATTGGCAGTACTTGGAGGACGCGCCCATCTAAACGGGATTACGTTTGCTACCAATAAGTTTGTGGTGCGTGGCAAGCTAAAAAATGGGGATGTTAGGATTCATATTCGAAAGCTGCCGGAAAACCGGCTGCTTGAAGTGATGGACCGAATCCCCTTTATTCGAGGGATTTCTAAACTTGCCAAGCTTAACGGAAAATTGTTTCTTGTCATTATCTTGTTGTTAGCTATTCCCTGGGAATGGTTTTTCTCATCTAATTCCGCGGATGCAGCTGTTTCTCTTTGGTCTGTTATTGCCATATATGGTACTGTTTTGATTGTATTGGTATTCCTTTTTAAAGAATTGTGGCAATATCATGGTGCGGAACACAAAGCTTTTAATGTATATTCCAGCGGAGGACTGCTTGAAGCGGAGCAGGTACAAGCTGCTGATCGAGTGAGTAGTCGGTGTGGTACCAATTTAGTTGTCATTATGCTGCCAATTGTCTTCTTGCTTTCCAATGTATTAATCCAGATTCCCTTACTTTTGTATTTGGTATCTATGTCTTTGAGTTATGAAATATTCGATTGGAGTTATCGGCGAAAGCGTCTTAGCATCATTTTTAAAATTGCTGCCATCCTCCAAAAGTACATTGTCACGAAAGAACCTAATGAAGATCAGCTAAGGTTGGCTATTAAAACCTTATCCAAGGCTATTGAACTGGATCGGGTAAAATGA
- a CDS encoding amidohydrolase: MYSLLLKNCLILEQHGNVELKDILIEKGKITSLGENLSSAGRSKTIDIEEHYVLPGFIDCHTHLGIIEECTGKIGVDNNETSNAVTPHLRGIDAVNPLDVGFKDALKSGVTTVMVGPGSNNVVGGLSLACKTSGSIIDQMIIKSPVGLKIALGENPINTYGTDSKCPVTRMGTAALIRELFARAEDYQDLKKQGKIKYRDLRLESIIPVLQGEIPLRAHAHRADDIVTAVRIAEEFKIHKLVIEHGTEADLVKDYLKEREIPVAFGPMLTPRIKMELKSRNYKTAVNLVAAGIKVALITDHPYNSIDQLRTIAALSISEGLNQDDALRALTINPAEILGCGQQIGAIKNGFDADLVVFDGNPFNLNSKVDFTFINGQPVYSKDMTQSKLQQMPPEHK; this comes from the coding sequence TTGTACTCACTACTTCTTAAGAATTGCCTGATTTTAGAACAACACGGAAACGTTGAACTTAAGGATATTTTAATCGAAAAGGGAAAAATAACGTCTCTAGGAGAGAATCTATCCTCCGCCGGTCGTTCTAAAACTATTGATATAGAAGAACATTATGTCTTACCTGGATTTATTGACTGCCATACACACTTAGGTATCATTGAAGAATGTACAGGAAAGATTGGAGTTGACAATAACGAAACATCCAACGCTGTTACCCCCCATCTTCGCGGAATTGATGCAGTTAACCCGCTTGACGTAGGTTTTAAAGACGCTCTTAAGTCCGGAGTTACAACAGTTATGGTTGGTCCAGGCAGTAATAATGTAGTTGGTGGACTCTCCTTGGCCTGTAAAACCTCAGGAAGTATTATAGATCAAATGATTATCAAAAGTCCTGTTGGCTTAAAAATCGCTCTTGGAGAAAATCCAATCAATACTTATGGAACCGACAGCAAATGTCCTGTTACAAGAATGGGGACCGCTGCCTTAATCAGAGAACTCTTCGCAAGGGCTGAAGATTATCAAGATTTAAAAAAGCAAGGCAAAATCAAGTACCGTGATCTTCGTCTAGAATCAATCATCCCGGTCCTCCAAGGAGAAATTCCTCTACGGGCGCATGCTCATAGGGCCGACGATATTGTTACCGCTGTTCGAATAGCTGAAGAGTTTAAAATTCACAAACTTGTCATCGAGCATGGAACTGAAGCTGACCTGGTCAAAGATTATCTAAAAGAGCGTGAGATACCGGTAGCTTTTGGCCCTATGTTGACACCAAGAATCAAGATGGAACTCAAAAGCCGAAATTATAAAACCGCCGTCAATCTTGTGGCAGCGGGTATAAAAGTAGCATTAATTACTGACCATCCTTATAATTCAATTGACCAATTGCGTACGATTGCAGCCTTGAGCATCAGCGAAGGCTTGAATCAGGACGATGCTTTGCGTGCCCTCACTATAAACCCCGCCGAAATTCTCGGTTGCGGTCAACAGATTGGAGCAATTAAAAACGGCTTTGATGCTGATCTGGTTGTTTTTGATGGTAACCCTTTTAATCTTAACTCAAAGGTCGATTTTACTTTCATTAATGGACAACCGGTATATTCAAAAGACATGACTCAGTCTAAGTTGCAACAAATGCCTCCTGAACACAAATAA
- a CDS encoding 5'-nucleotidase C-terminal domain-containing protein, with product MLGIKFREAKHKALSFLMLAVMILSVFVSIPQIAIGATAAKTFDFVEVTDFHGTLNPVGSTQPVAAVLAEQIKTIKAQNPDTVVLSGGDMFQGSALSNILKGQPVINMMTNIGFDAMALGNHEYDWGIDSVIDSQNAVIKGTSIPVLACNIYSKTTGHPVSYSKPDIMLEKDGVKIGLIGAVDNLEFPTSITPGLIKDVNFKDPAPIINQLAKDLRNQGAQIVVVVAHMGASQDKNGTVSGNLIDMVKQLSGVDAVFGGHTHTIVTTKVNNIPVGIGNAYGKGFLDLKVTLNSDGTVSAGNMIYNDDTVMYKADNPAVDSEVKAIVTKASKDVGPTFNEVVGTASLNLTREQSAMPFGDSLLGNWSSQAIKDTAQTDFAFMNNGGLRVDLPKGDITVSDVWALMPFDDTIYTMKMTGAQIKAVLEDAVQDGGLGIQIAGLSFAYDPSKPSMNRVISIKSSGGIPIELSKSYTVATNDFMADGGDKFIGFNDPSIVNKQDTGILVRDAFIKEMKTQKTMTASVDHRIQSTAVEVTVLATSDIHGSILPWDYSSAKEADLGLAKISTYVNQVRSQNPNVVLVDDGDSIQGTPLTYYYDKIDTKTEYPIAKVMGAMGYDTWTLGNHEYNYGLDVLNRVIGDMQKENINVLSANTYKDDNSNFVKPYYIKTISTNQGNVNVGIIGLTTKCIPDWEDKAHYSGLHFNDLVEEANKWVPIVRAAGADIVVVAAHSGEESPSDTIPENQIKAMATGVNGIDAIVAGHTHKKIDEDTFTNPDGQKVIVTEPRNAGKDVCQINFTITKDDHGKWQIADKSSKAITIDSKIAADPKILQIAKPYQDETLSYVATKIGAATGDFLGTNQLSQETPLMDLINKVQKHYAKTDLSIAAPLSNKAKILKGDVTIQDLMGVYVYENYLYGIKMTGKQLKNWMEWSARYYKQAASPSDPVTKDTALNVPDYNLDQLYGATYTIDLTQPIGSRIKNLKVNGKLVQDNDVFTVAINNYRYNGGGGFMDKAGISNPEVTFDSAKQYGDDGQVRNLMIKYIQEKGTIEPTIDNDWTISMNPVINGTGSAVPAPSTTDANKLQVTASWLNLRTGPGLDYSVVGSIPHGTLVELVSTSGDWDKISYQGNTYFINAKFVKPRSQVLKTVKVISQIGLNVRDGAALSGKILGALPYGSLVEVVGASGDWYKIIYKNGYGYIYAQFTAQLS from the coding sequence ATGTTGGGAATCAAGTTTAGAGAAGCGAAACATAAGGCTTTAAGCTTCTTAATGCTAGCCGTTATGATCCTGAGCGTTTTTGTCAGTATACCGCAAATTGCTATCGGTGCAACAGCTGCCAAAACATTCGATTTCGTTGAAGTGACAGACTTTCATGGCACTTTGAACCCTGTCGGCAGCACCCAGCCGGTGGCTGCAGTCTTAGCTGAGCAAATAAAGACCATCAAAGCACAAAACCCCGATACAGTTGTTCTATCCGGTGGAGATATGTTCCAAGGCTCTGCCTTATCCAATATTCTAAAAGGACAACCAGTCATTAATATGATGACGAACATTGGGTTTGATGCTATGGCTCTGGGAAACCACGAATATGATTGGGGGATTGATTCTGTCATCGATTCACAGAACGCTGTAATAAAAGGAACCTCTATTCCCGTTCTGGCCTGCAATATTTATAGTAAGACAACAGGACATCCGGTCAGCTACTCCAAACCTGACATCATGCTGGAAAAAGACGGTGTTAAAATCGGTTTGATCGGTGCAGTAGACAATTTGGAGTTTCCAACCTCAATCACTCCTGGGTTAATTAAAGATGTGAATTTCAAAGATCCTGCTCCAATTATCAATCAATTGGCTAAGGATTTAAGGAATCAAGGTGCCCAAATTGTCGTTGTTGTGGCCCATATGGGAGCTTCTCAGGACAAAAACGGAACTGTAAGCGGCAATTTAATTGATATGGTGAAACAGCTGTCCGGGGTGGATGCAGTCTTTGGCGGACATACTCATACGATTGTTACTACCAAAGTCAATAATATCCCTGTGGGTATTGGTAATGCTTATGGCAAGGGATTTTTAGATCTCAAGGTCACACTGAATTCAGATGGAACAGTAAGTGCCGGAAATATGATCTACAACGACGATACCGTCATGTATAAAGCTGACAATCCAGCAGTCGATTCTGAAGTGAAAGCGATCGTGACCAAAGCTTCAAAAGATGTAGGCCCAACCTTTAACGAAGTAGTGGGAACCGCTTCTCTTAATCTGACTAGAGAGCAAAGCGCCATGCCGTTTGGCGATTCCCTCTTAGGTAACTGGTCCAGTCAGGCCATCAAAGATACGGCTCAAACGGACTTTGCGTTTATGAATAACGGCGGGCTGAGAGTCGATCTTCCTAAAGGAGACATTACAGTCAGTGATGTTTGGGCCTTGATGCCCTTTGACGATACAATCTATACCATGAAAATGACCGGGGCTCAAATCAAAGCCGTGCTTGAAGATGCTGTGCAGGATGGCGGACTCGGGATACAAATTGCCGGTCTTTCCTTTGCTTACGACCCTTCTAAACCTTCTATGAATCGCGTTATTTCAATAAAGTCCTCCGGTGGAATCCCCATTGAATTATCGAAAAGCTATACAGTGGCAACCAATGACTTTATGGCTGACGGAGGCGACAAGTTTATTGGGTTTAATGATCCTTCAATAGTGAATAAACAAGATACGGGCATTCTCGTACGTGATGCGTTTATTAAAGAGATGAAAACCCAAAAAACAATGACTGCGTCCGTAGACCACCGGATTCAGTCAACCGCGGTCGAAGTAACTGTTCTAGCTACTTCTGACATTCACGGAAGCATTTTGCCATGGGATTATAGCAGTGCCAAAGAGGCTGACCTGGGTCTGGCAAAAATCTCAACCTACGTCAATCAAGTCCGGTCCCAAAATCCCAATGTGGTTTTAGTTGATGACGGCGATTCCATTCAAGGGACACCACTAACCTATTATTATGACAAAATCGATACCAAAACTGAATATCCCATCGCGAAGGTCATGGGAGCCATGGGATATGATACTTGGACTCTCGGCAACCATGAATATAACTATGGCCTGGACGTTTTGAACCGCGTAATTGGCGATATGCAGAAGGAAAATATCAATGTTCTTTCAGCCAATACTTATAAAGACGATAACTCAAACTTTGTTAAACCCTATTACATTAAGACAATCTCCACTAACCAAGGAAATGTGAACGTTGGCATTATCGGTTTAACCACCAAGTGCATTCCAGATTGGGAGGACAAGGCCCATTATTCCGGACTTCATTTCAATGATCTCGTCGAAGAAGCGAATAAATGGGTACCAATTGTCAGAGCGGCCGGAGCCGATATCGTGGTGGTTGCGGCTCACTCCGGTGAAGAATCACCTTCCGACACCATTCCTGAAAATCAGATTAAAGCTATGGCAACCGGAGTCAATGGGATTGATGCCATTGTAGCCGGCCACACACATAAAAAAATTGATGAGGATACTTTCACTAACCCTGACGGACAAAAGGTTATTGTCACCGAACCCAGGAATGCCGGAAAAGATGTCTGCCAAATTAATTTTACCATCACCAAAGATGATCATGGAAAATGGCAAATTGCTGATAAATCAAGCAAAGCGATCACCATTGACAGCAAGATTGCTGCTGATCCCAAAATCCTTCAGATCGCCAAGCCGTATCAGGATGAAACGTTATCCTATGTAGCTACAAAGATTGGTGCGGCCACCGGTGATTTCCTTGGTACTAACCAGTTGAGCCAGGAAACACCATTGATGGACTTGATAAACAAAGTCCAAAAGCACTATGCCAAAACCGATCTTTCCATTGCCGCGCCGCTCAGCAACAAAGCCAAAATTCTAAAAGGTGACGTGACCATCCAAGACCTCATGGGCGTTTACGTCTATGAGAACTACCTTTATGGAATTAAAATGACCGGCAAACAGTTGAAAAACTGGATGGAATGGTCGGCGCGCTACTATAAACAAGCTGCATCTCCTAGTGATCCTGTGACTAAGGACACCGCATTAAATGTTCCGGACTACAATCTCGACCAGTTATACGGAGCAACCTACACGATTGATTTGACTCAGCCCATTGGCAGTCGAATTAAAAATTTAAAGGTCAACGGCAAGCTTGTACAGGATAATGATGTATTTACTGTTGCCATTAATAACTACCGTTATAATGGCGGGGGCGGCTTCATGGACAAAGCGGGAATCAGCAACCCGGAAGTAACCTTTGACTCCGCCAAACAATATGGAGACGACGGTCAAGTTCGTAACTTAATGATCAAGTATATCCAGGAAAAAGGCACCATTGAACCGACCATTGATAATGATTGGACGATCTCAATGAATCCGGTCATAAATGGAACCGGTTCTGCAGTTCCTGCCCCCAGTACAACTGATGCGAACAAACTGCAAGTTACGGCCTCATGGCTCAATCTCCGCACTGGTCCGGGACTTGATTATTCAGTCGTTGGCTCGATTCCTCACGGTACTCTGGTGGAACTCGTAAGCACCTCTGGAGATTGGGACAAAATCAGTTATCAGGGGAATACGTATTTTATCAATGCCAAATTTGTTAAACCCAGATCTCAAGTTCTAAAAACTGTAAAGGTTATTTCGCAAATAGGACTCAATGTCCGCGATGGTGCCGCATTATCCGGCAAAATTCTCGGTGCATTGCCCTATGGTTCTCTCGTAGAGGTCGTTGGAGCTTCCGGCGATTGGTATAAGATTATTTACAAAAACGGATATGGATATATTTATGCCCAATTCACTGCCCAACTTTCCTAA